A stretch of Spirochaetota bacterium DNA encodes these proteins:
- a CDS encoding PTS transporter subunit EIIC, with product MKKNNFFGSLLSELQKIGQALVLPIAVLPIAGLLLRLGQADLLNNPIISEAGLAIFANLALLFAIGIAGGLAKDRDIAAGLAGALAYLILTAVTKVINPDNNLLIFGGVIAGFIGGYTYNHFYKTQLPVFLAFFGGKRFVPIMAGLISLIIAIGLGNIWPTVSAGIENLANWITGAGAIGLFFYGVFNRLLIPFGLQHIIEKYAYFALGTYTSTDGSQVVGDLHRFFAGDPSAGIFMAGFYPIMIFGLPAAALAMYLAVPKERRTAVSGLFLSVALTSLLTGVTEPIEFLFLFVAPLLYFIHAILMGTSFALANILGLKAGFTFSGGIIDLMLSWKYFTNGWLIPILGIGFFVVYLFVFYTLIKMLNLNTPGRNPEEMSPSPISSKKDLDSYTQVAPLYIEALGGKDNFTELTNCVTRLRIKLNNTDIIDEAIIKKLGAKGIMKLHDSVQIIIGSDVEFLADAMKNAMK from the coding sequence ATGAAAAAGAATAATTTTTTTGGAAGTTTATTATCTGAACTTCAAAAAATAGGGCAAGCTTTAGTGTTACCTATTGCGGTTTTACCTATTGCAGGTCTTTTATTAAGACTTGGACAAGCAGACTTATTAAACAATCCTATTATCTCAGAAGCAGGTCTTGCTATTTTTGCTAATCTAGCTTTATTATTTGCTATTGGCATTGCAGGAGGACTAGCAAAAGATAGAGATATTGCTGCGGGCTTAGCAGGTGCTCTCGCTTATTTGATTCTTACAGCAGTAACTAAAGTTATCAATCCTGATAACAATCTCTTAATTTTTGGTGGTGTTATTGCTGGTTTTATTGGTGGTTATACATATAATCATTTTTACAAAACTCAATTACCTGTATTTTTAGCCTTCTTTGGTGGAAAAAGATTTGTTCCTATTATGGCTGGTCTAATTTCTTTAATAATCGCTATCGGTCTTGGAAATATCTGGCCAACAGTTAGTGCTGGAATTGAAAATCTTGCTAACTGGATTACAGGAGCAGGTGCTATTGGATTGTTTTTTTATGGTGTTTTCAATAGATTATTAATTCCTTTTGGTTTGCAACATATTATTGAAAAATATGCTTACTTCGCTCTTGGTACTTATACAAGTACTGATGGTTCACAAGTAGTTGGAGACTTACATCGTTTCTTTGCTGGAGATCCTAGTGCTGGAATCTTTATGGCTGGATTCTATCCTATAATGATTTTTGGACTACCAGCAGCGGCACTTGCTATGTACCTAGCCGTACCAAAAGAGCGTCGTACTGCTGTTTCTGGGTTATTCCTTAGTGTAGCATTGACTTCATTATTAACTGGTGTAACAGAACCTATTGAATTTTTATTTTTATTTGTTGCACCATTATTATATTTTATTCACGCTATATTAATGGGAACAAGTTTTGCTCTTGCAAATATTCTTGGATTAAAAGCGGGATTTACTTTCTCTGGTGGTATTATTGATCTCATGTTATCTTGGAAATATTTCACTAATGGATGGCTCATTCCTATTTTAGGAATAGGATTTTTTGTAGTCTATTTATTTGTCTTTTATACTCTTATTAAAATGCTAAATCTTAATACTCCTGGACGAAATCCTGAAGAAATGTCACCTTCTCCTATCTCTTCCAAAAAAGATCTTGATTCTTATACTCAAGTAGCACCTTTATACATTGAAGCACTTGGCGGAAAAGATAATTTCACAGAATTAACAAATTGTGTTACAAGACTTCGTATCAAACTAAATAATACTGATATTATTGATGAAGCAATTATCAAAAAACTTGGTGCTAAAGGTATTATGAAACTACACGATTCTGTACAAATTATTATAGGATCTGATGTTGAATTTTTAGCAGACGCTATGAAAAATGCAATGAAATAA
- a CDS encoding arginine--tRNA ligase, translated as MSHHSTKNNIKNILAETLSSLGIINDCIVIEYPENQDHGHYSSPIAMSLARDLKKNPRVIAEEIHTLIKDNKMFDKVEIAGAGFLNFFLSESYLQSKLSQILTDSCFGKNKSLANQNILLEYISANPTGPLHIGHGRWAAVGDSLSRLLKFSGAMVFREFYVNDAGVQIAHLRASVEALQQGKEVPEDGYRGSYVQALAEEVSKTGIAPEILMQDSQRQTLIAFRTEFDQWFSEKSLHIDNTMATTFTELEQKKSTYLQDGALWFKSTEYSKDDKDRVIVKSDGDFTYFASDIAYHRNKIQRGFPILINILGFDHHGYVERIKAAVKVLGGDLTVLLGQMVNLFRNNEPVRMSKRTGDMITLDEVIEEIGTDATRYLLLRRPMNSTVDFDLEIAKTSSNDNPVFYIQYAHARIASILRNTTKKAEFISFAHHDEKSLLLEIIKFEDLILDLAQTYELNKIPNYLEGLAGIFHRFYRNCRIIDDTQESSRLAICQATKNIIRQGLELLGVSAPEKMKGVPSNEA; from the coding sequence ATGAGTCATCATTCTACTAAAAATAATATTAAAAATATTTTAGCAGAAACTCTGTCTTCTCTTGGAATAATAAATGATTGTATTGTAATAGAATATCCTGAAAATCAAGACCATGGACATTATTCGTCCCCTATAGCAATGTCATTAGCTAGAGATCTCAAAAAAAATCCTCGTGTAATTGCAGAAGAGATTCACACTCTTATCAAAGACAATAAGATGTTTGATAAAGTAGAAATTGCTGGAGCTGGATTTTTGAATTTTTTTCTTAGTGAATCATACTTGCAATCAAAATTAAGCCAAATTTTAACAGATTCTTGTTTTGGGAAAAATAAAAGCTTAGCTAATCAGAATATCTTATTAGAATATATTAGTGCAAATCCAACAGGACCTTTACATATTGGTCATGGACGATGGGCAGCAGTCGGGGATAGTTTATCTAGGCTTTTGAAATTTTCTGGAGCAATGGTTTTTCGTGAATTTTATGTCAATGATGCTGGTGTACAAATAGCTCATTTAAGAGCCAGTGTTGAAGCTTTACAGCAAGGTAAAGAAGTTCCTGAAGATGGCTATAGAGGATCTTATGTGCAAGCATTAGCTGAAGAAGTAAGTAAAACAGGAATAGCTCCAGAAATACTAATGCAAGATTCTCAACGACAAACTTTAATAGCTTTTCGTACAGAATTTGATCAATGGTTTTCTGAAAAAAGTCTGCATATAGATAATACAATGGCAACTACATTTACTGAATTAGAACAAAAAAAATCTACCTATCTTCAAGATGGTGCTTTATGGTTTAAATCTACAGAATATAGTAAAGATGATAAAGATAGAGTTATCGTTAAAAGTGATGGAGATTTTACCTATTTTGCATCAGATATAGCTTATCATCGTAACAAAATTCAAAGAGGATTTCCTATATTGATTAATATTTTAGGCTTTGATCATCATGGCTATGTAGAACGAATTAAAGCAGCTGTAAAAGTACTAGGAGGAGATTTAACTGTTTTGTTAGGGCAAATGGTTAATCTTTTCCGTAATAATGAACCTGTGCGTATGAGTAAAAGAACAGGTGATATGATCACTCTAGATGAAGTAATTGAGGAAATTGGTACAGATGCTACACGATATCTTTTGTTAAGAAGACCTATGAATTCTACAGTAGATTTTGATTTAGAAATTGCAAAAACATCCTCTAATGATAATCCTGTTTTTTATATTCAGTACGCTCATGCGCGAATTGCTTCTATCCTACGAAATACTACTAAAAAAGCAGAATTCATTTCTTTTGCTCATCACGATGAAAAATCATTACTATTAGAAATTATAAAATTTGAAGATTTGATTCTCGATCTTGCTCAAACTTATGAATTAAATAAAATTCCTAATTATCTGGAAGGACTTGCGGGAATATTTCATCGTTTTTATAGAAATTGTCGTATTATTGATGATACTCAAGAATCTTCACGCTTGGCTATTTGTCAAGCTACCAAGAATATTATTAGACAAGGTTTAGAATTATTAGGTGTTTCAGCTCCTGAAAAAATGAAGGGTGTACCGAGTAATGAGGCTTGA
- the nagE gene encoding N-acetylglucosamine-specific PTS transporter subunit IIBC → MFTYLQKIGRALMVPVSVLPAAAVLMGIGYWIDPVGWGSGNVFAAFLIKSGSALIDNMGILFAIGVAFGLSKEQDGPSALSGIVAWLIITTLLSPSSVVQLQGIPIEQVSLAFSKINNQFIGILCGVIAAETYNKFYKTELPAVLAFFSGKRLVPIVTACIMLAVSFLFLYIWPIVFEALVAFGIVISKLGAIGAGLFGFLNRMLIPVGLHHALNAVFWFDVAGINDIGNFWSGAGIKGVTGMYQAGFFPIMMFGLLGAICAFIQTAKPENKNKISSIMIASGFASFFTGVTEPIEFAFMFLAPGLYLIHALLTGLSLFIASSLQITAGFGFSAGLIDFILSSRLPMANKPWLLLVQGFLFFIVYYIIFYFAIITFNLKTPGREDAMIEENDDNNKTTTKHSEVAEILLIALGGSSNIIAIDNCATRLRLEVVDSSVINDIQIKSVSIGLLKGSQTSAQIIIGPKVQFVADELKNLVKLNME, encoded by the coding sequence ATGTTTACATATTTACAAAAAATAGGAAGAGCTTTAATGGTTCCTGTATCGGTTTTACCAGCTGCTGCTGTACTAATGGGTATTGGCTATTGGATAGATCCTGTAGGTTGGGGTAGTGGTAATGTATTTGCTGCCTTTTTAATTAAATCAGGATCAGCTCTTATTGATAATATGGGTATTTTATTTGCTATTGGAGTTGCTTTTGGTTTGTCAAAAGAACAAGATGGTCCTTCAGCATTATCTGGAATTGTTGCATGGTTAATTATTACGACTTTATTATCACCTAGTTCTGTTGTTCAATTACAAGGAATACCTATTGAGCAAGTATCACTAGCATTTAGCAAAATTAACAATCAATTTATTGGTATTCTTTGTGGTGTGATCGCTGCAGAAACTTATAATAAATTTTATAAAACAGAACTACCTGCCGTATTAGCATTTTTTTCAGGTAAAAGATTGGTACCAATAGTAACAGCTTGTATAATGTTAGCTGTATCATTTTTATTTCTATATATTTGGCCTATAGTTTTTGAAGCTTTAGTAGCTTTTGGGATTGTCATTTCTAAATTAGGTGCTATTGGGGCAGGATTGTTCGGATTTTTAAATAGAATGTTAATCCCTGTTGGATTACACCATGCTTTAAATGCAGTTTTTTGGTTTGATGTTGCTGGTATTAATGATATTGGTAATTTTTGGAGTGGAGCAGGGATTAAAGGTGTAACAGGAATGTATCAAGCTGGATTTTTTCCTATTATGATGTTTGGATTGTTGGGAGCTATTTGTGCTTTTATTCAAACAGCAAAACCTGAAAATAAAAATAAAATAAGTTCTATTATGATAGCATCAGGATTTGCTAGTTTTTTTACAGGTGTTACAGAACCTATTGAATTTGCATTCATGTTTTTAGCCCCAGGACTGTATTTAATCCATGCATTATTAACAGGATTATCTCTTTTTATTGCATCATCTCTACAAATAACAGCTGGATTTGGATTTTCAGCAGGATTAATTGATTTTATTCTTTCTTCAAGACTTCCTATGGCGAACAAACCTTGGTTATTACTTGTTCAAGGATTTTTATTTTTTATTGTTTATTATATAATTTTTTATTTTGCTATTATAACATTTAATCTCAAAACTCCAGGTAGAGAAGATGCTATGATAGAAGAAAATGATGATAATAATAAAACAACAACAAAGCACAGTGAAGTTGCTGAAATTTTGTTAATTGCTCTTGGTGGTAGTTCTAATATTATTGCTATTGATAATTGTGCAACTAGACTTCGTCTTGAAGTTGTAGATTCAAGTGTTATTAATGATATACAAATTAAATCAGTATCTATTGGACTATTAAAAGGGTCTCAAACTTCTGCTCAAATCATTATAGGACCAAAAGTTCAGTTTGTTGCAGATGAGTTAAAAAATCTTGTTAAATTAAATATGGAGTAG
- a CDS encoding FMN-binding protein: MNFKSILLICCLVVPLQSFSNNGDYTGSSTGKRGKITVQVTLVDSVISAIKVTESKEDKVFVYPRMTKTILATNNINIDIISGASLTSKGFLAAIENALKPTGINFKGEPLKALK, encoded by the coding sequence ATGAATTTCAAATCTATTTTATTAATCTGCTGTTTAGTAGTGCCCTTACAATCTTTTAGTAATAATGGTGATTATACAGGATCATCAACAGGAAAAAGAGGTAAAATCACTGTACAAGTAACTCTTGTTGATAGTGTTATCTCTGCAATTAAGGTTACAGAATCTAAAGAAGATAAAGTGTTTGTTTATCCAAGGATGACAAAAACTATCCTAGCCACTAATAATATCAATATTGATATTATTAGTGGCGCATCTCTCACTAGTAAAGGTTTTCTAGCAGCTATTGAAAACGCTCTTAAACCCACAGGTATCAACTTTAAAGGTGAGCCTTTGAAAGCTCTCAAATAA
- a CDS encoding TrkA family potassium uptake protein: MINTSSQKQTFLIIGLGVFGFQIVQNLAQSESEVIAVDSDLAMIQKMKELPVFPFQLDSTVEEAWKELDIASVDCVIVCIGENMMTSVLTTLLMKKFKIPRIIARANSAEHAQILELINVSEIIRPEIESAAKLVGTLVGGSGFVLSYERIWKDHAIIEVQVNKQIAGKTLVNLDLRNKYKVNVIAVKHPIVRVNGEFQNSHEYEIDEVPNPHVELVVGDILIILGKLSDIKGLQESPIGRMR; this comes from the coding sequence ATGATAAATACTTCTAGTCAAAAACAAACTTTTTTAATTATTGGATTAGGTGTTTTTGGATTTCAAATAGTTCAAAATCTAGCACAGTCTGAATCTGAAGTGATAGCAGTTGATAGTGATTTGGCTATGATTCAAAAAATGAAAGAACTTCCTGTTTTCCCTTTTCAATTAGATTCAACAGTTGAAGAAGCTTGGAAGGAACTTGATATTGCTTCTGTAGATTGTGTTATTGTTTGTATTGGTGAAAATATGATGACCAGTGTATTAACGACATTATTAATGAAAAAATTTAAAATTCCTAGAATTATTGCTCGTGCTAATAGTGCAGAACATGCTCAAATTTTGGAATTGATTAATGTTTCAGAAATCATTAGACCAGAAATTGAAAGTGCTGCAAAATTAGTTGGAACTTTAGTTGGTGGGTCTGGATTTGTATTATCTTATGAGCGAATTTGGAAAGATCATGCAATAATTGAAGTGCAAGTCAACAAACAGATTGCTGGTAAAACTTTAGTTAATTTGGATTTACGAAATAAATATAAAGTTAATGTGATAGCGGTTAAACATCCTATTGTTAGAGTAAATGGTGAGTTTCAAAATAGTCATGAATATGAAATTGATGAAGTTCCTAACCCTCATGTGGAATTAGTAGTAGGTGATATTTTAATCATTCTAGGTAAATTATCAGATATTAAAGGCTTACAAGAATCTCCAATAGGCAGAATGCGATAA
- the tpx gene encoding thiol peroxidase, translating to MLNITFAGGPLTVPGTQLQVGDKAPNFSVTKNDLSSISLSDLSGVKLLSIAPSLDTGVCQIQTKKFNKEVTSLNGVSLMTISLDLPFAQARWCGTEGLENSLTVSDYQNRDFGTKYALLIEELKLLTRAVLVLDKDNNVKYVEYLKEITDEPNYAAAVAAVKSLI from the coding sequence ATGTTAAACATCACTTTTGCAGGCGGTCCTTTGACTGTACCTGGAACACAATTACAAGTAGGGGATAAAGCACCCAATTTTAGTGTTACAAAAAATGATTTGTCATCTATTTCATTAAGTGATCTTAGTGGTGTAAAATTACTTTCTATAGCACCATCTTTAGATACAGGGGTTTGTCAAATACAAACAAAAAAATTTAATAAAGAAGTTACTTCATTAAATGGAGTAAGTTTGATGACTATTTCTTTGGATTTACCATTTGCTCAAGCTAGATGGTGTGGTACAGAAGGATTAGAAAACTCTCTAACAGTATCTGATTATCAAAATAGAGATTTTGGTACTAAATATGCTCTTTTAATTGAAGAATTGAAATTATTAACTAGAGCTGTATTAGTTTTAGACAAAGATAACAATGTTAAATATGTTGAATATTTAAAAGAAATTACAGATGAACCAAATTATGCTGCTGCCGTAGCTGCTGTTAAATCATTAATCTAA
- a CDS encoding DUF1214 domain-containing protein, protein MRRYTRYLPLVIYALLLGCQKNNLNSDGNLRELVTYTYPYVAIFNTLNNLVEKPQNGSVGTDGWNKLLIPTGLTDHFMTAIPRPNNDSLYLMASLDLRQEPVVVVYPKFDSDYIVLEVSSLDHSIDVPLSSTKGDFTNMTKVLYYSDQTAQFKDFDATKYDKVVKLNGDLGISFLRIMPHFSDTKRYENNIKLIKQTTIKTYTEYNNLPRLSQIPLNVPAFGSDIKVYSNNLLEVMQFIVNHLSFTKNIPIDKKMLSILAKYGVSPNNTNTSEFAILDTEKLVTIMKDLKIEQYERYENFTIDDIHKIFLPNEISQIDNLLLATTVGPLGLPSTEAIYPDILTEDGAPLNALYDYKISMTKDNLPPANAFWSFTLYDTEKGLFLPNDYKKYSVGQNGGMKLNEDGGIDIYISEIKPEGVAPENWLPVNRIDQLLDIILRMYQPDLETYKTWKAPLIQKIS, encoded by the coding sequence ATGAGAAGATATACACGATATTTACCACTAGTAATTTATGCGCTCTTATTGGGGTGCCAGAAAAATAATTTGAATTCTGATGGAAATCTGAGAGAGTTAGTTACCTATACTTATCCTTATGTAGCGATATTTAATACTCTAAATAATTTGGTTGAAAAACCTCAAAATGGTAGTGTAGGAACTGATGGATGGAATAAGTTACTTATTCCTACTGGTTTAACAGATCATTTTATGACTGCTATTCCTAGACCTAATAATGATAGTTTATATCTTATGGCATCTTTAGACCTTAGACAAGAACCTGTGGTGGTTGTTTATCCTAAGTTTGATTCAGATTATATAGTTTTAGAGGTTTCATCATTAGACCACTCTATAGATGTTCCTTTATCCAGTACTAAAGGTGATTTTACAAATATGACCAAAGTATTATATTATAGTGATCAAACAGCACAATTCAAAGATTTTGATGCTACTAAGTATGACAAAGTTGTTAAATTAAATGGAGATTTAGGAATTTCTTTTTTAAGAATTATGCCTCATTTCTCTGATACCAAAAGATATGAAAACAATATTAAGTTAATAAAACAAACTACAATCAAAACTTATACAGAGTATAATAATTTACCAAGATTATCTCAAATTCCATTGAATGTTCCTGCTTTTGGCTCTGATATAAAAGTATATAGTAATAACTTGTTAGAAGTAATGCAATTTATTGTGAATCATTTGTCTTTCACCAAAAATATTCCTATTGATAAAAAAATGCTTTCTATCTTAGCAAAATATGGTGTTAGTCCAAATAATACCAACACTTCTGAATTTGCAATATTAGATACAGAAAAATTAGTTACTATTATGAAAGATCTAAAAATAGAACAATATGAGCGTTATGAAAATTTTACTATAGATGATATCCACAAAATATTTCTTCCTAATGAAATTTCTCAAATAGACAATTTATTGTTAGCAACAACGGTAGGACCTCTAGGATTGCCTTCTACAGAAGCTATTTATCCAGATATTCTTACAGAAGATGGGGCGCCATTAAATGCATTGTATGATTATAAAATTTCTATGACAAAGGATAATTTACCTCCTGCTAATGCATTTTGGTCATTTACATTATATGATACAGAGAAAGGATTGTTTTTACCAAATGATTATAAAAAATATAGTGTTGGTCAAAATGGTGGTATGAAATTAAATGAAGATGGTGGTATTGATATTTATATTTCTGAAATCAAACCAGAAGGTGTTGCTCCAGAAAACTGGCTTCCTGTCAATAGGATAGATCAACTATTAGATATAATATTAAGAATGTATCAACCTGATTTAGAAACATACAAAACTTGGAAAGCGCCACTTATTCAAAAAATATCTTAG
- the eno gene encoding phosphopyruvate hydratase — MSMIIDIRAREILDSRGNPTVEAEVELENGVVGRAAVPSGASTGENEAVELRDGDKSRYLGKGVLKAVKNVNEDIAEEVIGMDATDQVSLDRAMINLDGTNTKGKLGANAILAVSMAAAKAAAEYTELPLYKYLGGPNAKVLPVPLCNVINGGSHAGNKVDYQEFMITPVGAPSFREAVRYCAETFHALKDVLKAKGYNTSVGDEGGFAPDLQSNEEALQLLVVAIEKAGYKPGKDISIALDPATSELWNHGDGKGYKFWKSTGEVMNSNDMVNYWIEMCNKYPIVSIEDGLGENDWEGWKLMTEKLGNKIQIVGDDLFVTNTQYLKRGILEKSANSILVKVNQIGTLTETFDAVEMAKMANFTSILSHRSGETEDSIIADLAVATNCGQIKTGSMSRSDRLAKYNQLLRIEEQLGANAIYKGMDTFCNQGRVFQPTYK, encoded by the coding sequence ATGTCCATGATTATAGATATAAGAGCTAGAGAGATTCTTGACTCTCGTGGAAATCCAACAGTAGAAGCTGAAGTTGAATTAGAAAACGGTGTTGTTGGAAGAGCAGCTGTTCCAAGTGGTGCATCAACAGGCGAAAATGAAGCTGTTGAACTTCGTGATGGAGATAAATCTCGTTACTTAGGAAAAGGCGTTCTAAAAGCTGTGAAAAATGTAAATGAAGATATTGCTGAAGAAGTAATAGGTATGGATGCTACTGATCAAGTATCTCTTGATAGAGCAATGATTAACCTCGATGGCACAAATACCAAAGGCAAATTAGGTGCAAATGCTATATTAGCTGTATCTATGGCTGCTGCAAAAGCTGCTGCTGAATACACAGAACTACCATTATACAAATATCTTGGTGGACCAAATGCAAAAGTACTTCCTGTACCTCTTTGTAATGTTATCAATGGTGGATCTCATGCTGGAAACAAAGTTGATTATCAAGAATTCATGATTACTCCAGTAGGGGCTCCTTCATTTCGTGAAGCTGTTCGTTACTGTGCAGAAACATTTCATGCATTGAAAGATGTATTAAAAGCTAAAGGTTATAATACATCTGTTGGAGATGAGGGTGGATTTGCTCCAGATCTTCAATCAAATGAAGAAGCTTTACAACTTCTTGTAGTAGCTATTGAAAAAGCTGGATACAAACCTGGAAAAGATATTTCTATAGCTCTTGACCCAGCTACATCTGAACTTTGGAATCATGGAGATGGCAAAGGATATAAATTCTGGAAATCTACTGGCGAAGTGATGAATTCAAATGATATGGTTAATTATTGGATAGAAATGTGTAATAAATATCCTATTGTTTCTATTGAAGATGGACTTGGTGAAAACGATTGGGAAGGTTGGAAACTTATGACAGAGAAACTTGGTAACAAGATTCAAATTGTTGGTGATGATCTTTTTGTTACAAATACTCAGTATCTCAAAAGAGGAATTTTAGAAAAATCAGCTAATTCAATTCTTGTGAAAGTAAATCAAATTGGAACATTAACAGAAACTTTTGATGCTGTCGAAATGGCTAAAATGGCTAACTTTACTTCTATTTTATCTCATCGTTCAGGTGAAACAGAAGATTCTATTATTGCAGATTTAGCAGTTGCTACAAATTGTGGTCAAATCAAAACTGGATCAATGTCTCGTTCTGATAGACTTGCAAAATATAATCAACTTCTTAGAATTGAAGAGCAACTTGGTGCTAACGCAATCTATAAAGGAATGGATACATTCTGTAATCAAGGTCGTGTGTTTCAACCAACTTATAAATAA
- the thiL gene encoding thiamine-phosphate kinase: MISENNNLNSESQIIDELQILFKSSKGRLGIGDDAAVIEHNQLISTDAMVEGVHFIRGKATWGEVAYKLFASNASDIAAMGGYVTGYTLTLSLPEYWTNTDLKDFIAGIRLFLTDHPADLLGGDTVRSKEFFASVTVFGRTSGRPWLRANAKEGDFIYCTGTLGDSKLWLNRELGKASLPLQDPEYFRNRHYKPFPRNNLVPFLKKFNITSAMDISDGLIEDLQKLCKASSTNFYIDGDSIPISEQQVGIANLLEHKIYYQREALIGGEDYELLFTSPESIDETSLMNNTVRITRIGRLLSAKDHSFILHAGQRLKPDQFKGFQH; the protein is encoded by the coding sequence ATGATATCAGAAAATAATAATCTTAATTCAGAGTCTCAAATTATAGACGAGTTGCAAATACTGTTCAAATCTAGCAAAGGACGATTGGGTATAGGTGATGACGCAGCCGTGATAGAGCATAACCAACTTATTTCAACTGATGCTATGGTTGAAGGGGTTCATTTTATCCGAGGTAAAGCAACTTGGGGAGAAGTTGCTTACAAACTATTTGCTTCTAATGCTAGTGATATAGCGGCTATGGGTGGTTATGTTACGGGATATACGCTTACTTTATCCCTACCTGAATATTGGACAAATACAGACTTAAAAGATTTTATAGCAGGAATTAGACTATTTTTAACAGATCATCCAGCAGATTTATTAGGTGGTGATACGGTTAGATCTAAAGAATTTTTTGCTTCTGTAACTGTTTTTGGTCGTACTAGTGGTAGGCCTTGGTTGAGAGCTAATGCAAAAGAAGGTGACTTTATTTATTGTACAGGAACTCTTGGTGATTCCAAACTTTGGTTGAATAGAGAACTAGGCAAAGCTAGTTTACCTCTGCAAGATCCTGAATATTTTAGAAATAGACATTACAAACCATTCCCTAGAAATAATCTTGTACCATTTTTAAAAAAATTTAATATAACATCAGCAATGGATATTAGTGATGGTCTTATTGAAGATCTTCAAAAATTATGTAAAGCATCAAGTACTAATTTTTATATTGATGGGGATTCTATACCTATTAGTGAACAACAAGTTGGAATAGCAAATTTATTAGAACACAAAATTTACTATCAACGAGAAGCTTTGATTGGTGGAGAAGATTATGAATTATTATTTACTAGTCCAGAATCTATTGATGAGACATCTCTAATGAATAATACTGTTCGAATTACTAGAATTGGTCGGTTGTTATCAGCCAAAGATCATTCTTTTATTTTGCATGCAGGTCAGAGACTAAAACCAGATCAATTCAAAGGATTTCAACATTAA
- a CDS encoding YdcF family protein, producing the protein MRYFLVLIFLFITSSCSKTKNISFFTEEYYQNQVKITELVQQGMYYYWNGGDYKNAEKEFFKGITLKGNLDVVERFFQEAVTLNNYRLDLQHSLASTYIIQGKLAKAFDTYNTILSINPRDINTQILYAGYSKVKKDQNTYNEYITKAQQINPEKTEYYLQAFDRIDIINKTIFNVSSEKKYKDNEHIIIILGYALAENGTMQETLYKRLEKALELHKIYPNSKIIVSGAVPKEGYTEAGLMKEWLVKKGVPVQNVFVEDRAKDTIGNAFFSVDIIKAQKNKPKYGTIISSASHMRRALNIFTEMGVVKNIDIEWDNLVYLDYPNMTEAQKISDNEKIVIYRDFFRASGIWAYPGLQQ; encoded by the coding sequence ATGCGTTATTTTTTAGTATTGATATTTTTATTTATTACGAGTTCTTGTTCGAAGACAAAAAATATATCTTTTTTTACAGAAGAATATTATCAAAATCAAGTTAAAATCACAGAATTAGTTCAACAGGGAATGTATTATTATTGGAATGGTGGTGATTATAAGAATGCAGAAAAAGAATTCTTCAAAGGAATTACTTTAAAGGGTAATTTAGATGTTGTAGAAAGATTTTTTCAAGAAGCTGTTACATTGAACAATTATCGATTAGATCTTCAGCATAGTTTAGCTTCTACTTATATTATTCAAGGTAAATTAGCAAAAGCATTTGATACCTATAACACTATTCTAAGTATAAATCCGCGAGATATTAATACTCAAATTCTTTATGCCGGGTATTCAAAGGTAAAAAAAGATCAGAATACTTATAATGAATATATTACTAAAGCACAACAAATCAATCCTGAAAAAACAGAATATTATTTACAAGCTTTTGATAGAATTGATATAATCAATAAAACTATATTTAATGTAAGTTCAGAAAAAAAATATAAAGATAACGAACATATCATTATTATTTTAGGCTATGCATTAGCAGAAAATGGAACGATGCAAGAAACATTGTACAAGCGTTTAGAAAAAGCTTTGGAATTGCACAAAATTTATCCAAATTCTAAAATAATTGTCTCTGGAGCTGTTCCAAAAGAAGGATATACAGAAGCTGGCTTGATGAAAGAATGGCTTGTAAAAAAAGGTGTTCCTGTACAAAATGTTTTTGTGGAAGATAGGGCTAAAGATACCATAGGAAATGCATTTTTCTCTGTAGATATCATCAAAGCACAAAAAAATAAACCAAAATATGGGACGATTATTTCTAGTGCTTCTCATATGAGAAGAGCTTTGAATATCTTTACAGAAATGGGAGTAGTGAAAAATATTGATATAGAGTGGGATAATTTGGTTTATTTAGATTATCCTAACATGACAGAGGCTCAAAAAATTTCTGATAATGAAAAAATAGTTATTTATAGAGATTTTTTTAGAGCCTCAGGTATTTGGGCATATCCAGGATTACAACAATAA